From the genome of Papaver somniferum cultivar HN1 chromosome 2, ASM357369v1, whole genome shotgun sequence, one region includes:
- the LOC113352986 gene encoding uncharacterized protein LOC113352986 translates to MDVEMPSPVDVELEEEIEKKTELFFAVIRNIKEARERQSASHKLKRSSSLMEDERETKVTRNKEPKLVWNPSFEWEDFVDKSNNKKDQDSPPVKNDSTFGSSSSKGEEEMIKTTNCGNSNGDGKQGLDLNLSL, encoded by the coding sequence ATGGATGTAGAAATGCCATCACCCGTTGATGTTGAATTGGAAGAAGAAATCGAAAAGAAAACCGAACTATTTTTCGCCGTGATAAGAAATATTAAAGAAGCTCGCGAAAGACAGTCAGCAAGTCATAAACTAAAGAGATCATCATCGTTGATGGAAGATGAACGAGAAACAAAGGTAACAAGGAATAAAGAACCAAAGTTAGTTTGGAATCCGTCATTTGAATGGGAAGATTTTGTTGACAAGAGTAATAATAAGAAGGATCAAGATTCGCCACCAGTGAAAAATGACTCTACATTTGGTTCAAGTTCATCTAAAGGGGAGGAAGAAATGATCAAAACTACTAATTGTGGTAACAGTAATGGAGACGGAAAGCAAGGGTTAGATCTCAATCTTTCACTCTAG